DNA from Nematostella vectensis chromosome 5, jaNemVect1.1, whole genome shotgun sequence:
GCTTTGTTGGCAACGCTGTCGTGTTGTGGATCGTCAACAAAAAGAAGAACGAAGGAAAAGCAATCTATCTTTTTATCGGTGCTTTGGCTTTCTCGGATATTCTAATGGTGGTGTTGTCATCAGTTACTTCACTAATGGTTAGGGTACTTGGAAAATGGCCATTTTCTGATACAATCTGTCAATTTCAAGGATTCCTTGTTGTCTTTCTCGCGACCGTATCTCTATTGCTCATGGCCGGTACCGCGGTCAACCGGTATTTCCAAGTCGTGCGTACAAACTTCTATCGACTGATCTTCACCCCAATGCACACAAGGCTCCTAGTTGGTGGAATTTGGGTCCTGGCCTCGATAGCGCCAATTCAATACGTGGCAATCGGCGAGAGGTACATTTTCCATCCTGGGAAATGCTTTTGTTTTCAAGAAAACAGCTTTAAGCCATCTACATTGTTTGTGTCCGTGATCGTTTTTATCCCGATGTGTTTTATAATCGCTTCATATTACAAGGTCTTCAAAACCATTCAAAGTCACAAACATAGAGTGGCTAACATGCAGAACAACGCCGACTCCATCGCAGGACCAAACATCCAGGATGTTAAAGTGACGCGAACTCTCTTTGTGACAGTcgtgggtttcctgtgttgttGGACGCCAATTTTGATTATGGACTTGATCGAATTTGCCCGCGGAATATTATTTCTTCCCAGAGAACTTTATATTCTTTACTCTTGGCTTGGATTACTTTCCACAGTTATTAATCCTTTGATATATGGGGTGATGAATCCTATGTTCCGAGAGGAATACAAGAAAATTCTAAGAATAAGATCCACTGGTTGGGTGACAGAAGGTAATCATATTGAAGTAGAGCAAGAGGTACGGTCGAGAAAGGTGGGGTGATTTGTGGCCGGAAAACCGACATATTGAGGTAGTACCAATAACTGCTACTGATGGAAACATCGGGGTGTATGGTAGTCGGAATACACAGGTTGTCTTAATTGAGGTATTACAAGGGATACCAGCTACTGGTCGAGATAATGGGGTCTAGCTGGTCTGAAGACTATACCGAAAAAGATCCAATAGAGTTGGTATTTTTCAAAGGgcaaatgaaagaaaataacATTTGACAAAATATAGACAACacctaaacaaaaacaaaacgtcAAGCCAAAAGAAATAGTACTAATAGTAGAAAATGCGTAAGATATATTAATagatagtaataataatattcttatttttatttgtgagAATATATCGATATATTCAACATCAGTTCAGCTGCTAAAACAGTAAAACAATCATTTCTCCAAAAGCCTGTCATTTTTTCGTCCTTTTATCCACAACATAACTCTTGGTCCCATTACAAAATACACTGAATGTTTTATGACCCTTCTCACAGGGGGAGTGTAAGGCCGACGACAACATTCTCGTTCTTGGGCCACTCCTAGTTCCAGATCGTTCTACACCATTCTTTGTTCTATATCCTTCTAGATCACTCACCACTTCTTGTTCTAGTACTCGCTAGACCACTCCTCGTACCAGATCCTTCTAGACCACTCGTCGTTCTAGGCCCTTCTAAACCACTCGTCGTTCTAGATCCTTCTAGACCACTCGTCGTTCTAGATCCTTCTAGACCACTCGTCGTTCTAGATCCACCTAGACAACTCGTCGTTCTAGATCCTTCTAGACAACTCGTCGTTCTAGATCCACCTAGACCATTTCTTGTTCTAGATCGTTATAAACCACGCCTTGTTCTAGATCCTTCCAGACCATTTCTCGTTCCTTCTTGACCACTCTCCGTTCCACATCCTCCAAGATCAGTCGTTGATCTATATCCTTCTAGACGAGACCACAGCTCTGCTTTTAGGTCGACGctctttttaaagaaatattctTAAAACCCTTGACCAAGATCTTTCTAGTCGATTCTAAGACTCTGCTCTTAGGTCGACACTTCTTGTAGAGCATTAGTTATCACAACTTGAACATCCATCTAAACTTTGATGTGTCCGTACTCTACTTCATCAGTGTCAGTTGTAGACTCGCCTTTGAAGCCTCCAGCTGTTCAATCTCTTTACGTAGCTTCAAGACCTCGTTTTCAATTGTGGTAATTCTATACAAAGGAACAAGAGTAAAACAGTGAATTCCTACCGGTATCGACGGACTGCCACCAACACAAGTGCCAATACAAGCACGAACGTTATGACTAAGGGCTTCAGAGAGGTTCCGTCTGCAGATAGTTTTGAGAATTTAAgctaaaaatactaaagaaggTCAGAATCGAAGGTGAATCGAAGGTAGATGGAACTCAGTTCTAATGGGGGTCTACTGTAATTCATCACATGTGGTACAAGCCTTCTCACCTGACTTGCTTCTCTAGTTTCGCCTTCAACACCTCCAGGTCTGACTGCCTACTGATATCCTCCTGAAGAACGAATATCCTTGTCCTCTGTTCATCAAGACGCTTGACCAGCAATTCCCGCTCATTTTTCCACTCGGCCTCCCTATTTATAGCAGACGAGCATGCCGGTAACCCCTGTCGCACGGCAGTTACGGGTAACGGCGCAGCATTATAATATTTAGGGTTGAGGCTATCTGGATTTTGATCAAGTCTGCTGGGTGTTCCAGTGTTTTGTGTTGGTCTAGAGCTTTCAATAGCTTGCTGGGGAGCCTGTGGTATTTTTTCTGAATAGGGTCTAGAAACATGTTGATCGCTGTGTCCAATTGTCGTTGTAGGTGACCCCATGTTAACGTTCCTTGGGGGTAAACCACTCCCCACACTACCCCTGCTAATAGGTTGTGCCGTCTGTGACACTCCAGTCGGTTGAAAGCCCCTGATTGATTGACCAGGCTTTCTATGGTAGATATTCTCTAAGGGCTGCGGAGAGCCACGTGGCGAGCCCCGTCCACCACCTCCTTGACGCTGCTCGCTGGTAGTACCAAAGACTGGGTGACTTGCAGGCTGTTGAGGAGGTAATATAGGCTGCTCGCTTGTAGTACCAAAGACTGGGTGACTTGCAGGCTGTTGAGGAGGTAATATAGGCTGCTCGCTTGTAGTACCAAAAACTGGGTGACTTGCAGGCTGTTGAGGAGGTAATCCACGCTTCTCGCTTGTAGTACCAAAGACTGGGTGACTTGCAGGCTGTTGAGGAGGTAATCCACGCTGCTCGCTTGTAGTACCAAAGACTGGGTGACTTGCAGGCTGTTGAGGAGGTAATCCACGCTGCTCGCTTGTAGTACCAAAGACTGGGTGACTTCCAGGCTGTTGAGGAGGTAATCCATAACTACGGGACTGagcagaaggttgcgtgtggGGCCTAGGCTGTTGATGGGTTGCCACGCTAGTTCTCGCTGGTACAGTGAGTGTTGGCTGTCCTCTGGATATCCCACCCTTGGTAGTGTTGTCCAGGGGTTGCTTCTGTGCCACTGCCATGCCTAAACAGATAAGCAGACTCTGTTATTCAAGGTAATATTTCATAGGTAAACCGTAAATAAGTGGGCTGAAATAAACCTATATAGGGCACTTTTTCCATGGACTGTAGAATCTGAATTAATTCAGATAAACTGATTCTTTTTACTgccgaatccgttgtatcgcaacccgcgttttcaaaacacgatttgttttggttttctgttccgtcagtaaaaccattttGAGTCAATCAGAGCCTctctttgtgcacttccctggctatcctctggacaaAAACCAGAAAGTGTtacgacagaaagccaggcagcaactgcactaggcgagagatggcaagaatctgattggcttagaataatttgactggcggaacagaaattcccaaaagacaaaaacaaatcgatgatTTGAAAATGCGTCGTCGCGATACAAGAGATTCGACAGTAATCCCGTAAGGGCGAATTATATGTGATAAAATCTTGAAATACCCATCTAAAGATCAACTCTTAAACAATAATTGGATGGGGTTTTAGTGATATCGGGAATAATCGATGTCCAGACAAGCGAAATCAGGCGAGGCCGAAGGCCGGCCACTTGGCGAGATATTGTTCACTCCAGGCACTAAAAACGAATTCAATAACGGTTTTGTTATAAATTGATTCAGTAAAACACACTTTCTCGAAAACAAAATGTATGCCCAATTTACAAAGGACGCCACTTCTCAAAATCGAATCTGCTAGCTGATTATTCACTAGTGAAGACACTCAAATTGCGTGGATCTaaaaaaagcgcgcgctctCGAAATAGTCAACACAACAggcccgggggggggggggggggggggggggctgcaaGCTAAgacgagctacctaagagaaaatggtccgctaaatggataaacgaacccccccgctcaaaatcttggctacgggcctgcacaACGTATAATAATATACGCAATTCTGAAAGCTTCCCAAAATAAGCCGTTgaaaaatggatttttttctcttgggAATTTGGTGGAAAAGGCTATTTAGTTTGgtggtattttttattattttgtttcagTTGTACCTTGGCTGGCCATTGCTGGAGAATccattgggggtgggggcatgTAAAAATCACTACCAGCTTGTAGCGGTGATCCCGTCACAATGATTGGCTCGGTTACATCGTGAACACGTGTCTGGTTACTcgtttctgattggctaattgaGGGCAATGCCATTGGTCCGCTCGTTGGCCCGGGCTTTTCCCAATCGCTGCCCGCGCTGCTCTGAGAAAAGCGACGTTCTAAAGAAACAACAATTAGTTCTTGCATCTAATAATAGGTAAGATAAGATAAAAACAAGAGAAACTCTCCGCGGAAAAATGATAGATAGACATGTAAGGTGATTAAAGATAGAAGTCTATGGTAGGCAAAAAGGTGCTTTTAGTGTACTGTACACACATTTAGATAGGGATGTGCCATACTCGTATCAACCGCTGAACCCTCGGGGCATGTGCCTGTAAAGATTATACAAATTTTCTTTCACCGTTATGTCATATCTTGAGTATTCTAAAACCTGCGTTTACAGGGTGGGGTCCGAAAGGCGCTCGCCGCAGTctctttttaataaaatgaacTAGAACTCGCTATGGCAGGCAAAAATGGCATTTTCTTCGGGGTGCGAAAATATGAGGACAGAAATCACAGGCCTCAACATGCCTGGTTTTACAAGTTTTGCTGTATTAATGACGTACCTGTTGTTCTGTCTGATAACTTGTCCAGGCCATTCGACACTAGGCTGGTTTGTGAGGTGATGGAATTTTCCCTATGTGATCTCAACAACTCAGCTATCTCAAGATTGATACTTGAGCCATCACTGTCAAACACTTCTAGCTCACAGATGTCAGGGAACCAATTCACAACTGAAGCTTCTAGCGTCTAAACTCAGAAGGAAAAAAAGCAGTAGTTTAGCACACTGACAGATATCAGGTACCAATTTACAACGCAGGCTTATAGCGTTTCGATTCAGaagaacaacaataacaaaaacaaaacagtagGTTAAAACACTGACAGATATCAGGGGACCAATTTTCTAACCCTACCAAATGTAGGATTAGAAGGAAAGCGCAAAAACACATTAATTCCATACCACATTAAACCAGCCGGCGAAAAAACTTCTATGAGCTCAAAATACTCAAAAATTAGTCTAAGGGATAGATACTATGGaaatatgcatccaaccaaagTGATAGAAACCACTGCACATGAAatcaaataatatataattcCCTAGCCTAAAGGTTGTACTCGAGTACTTGAGATTCTTGCTGTCCTGATAAATAACGAAATAAGATGACTGACAAAAAATCAATCGTTATTTAAAAAACCTAGGTGTCCCACCAAAAAAACTACTACAAAATGACCCAATTTAGTGAAGCAAAAAAGTTGTAGTAAAGTCAGAGTTTTAATATATtgtatagatttaggcactacctaaaagcggagccagcaattttttttttactctaaatTATAGGTATGTCCCCCATcaacaccccccctcccccccaaaaccCCTACGAAGACCAAACTTCAGCGAGGGACACACATAGAGACAGGATTCTACACTTTAATTATGCTTCAGGTATCTCACCTTCCCCCAAATCAACCCTATCTAAAATGCTTATAACTTTTACTATTcctattattataaaattatcTTCTCCCAGCCCCCTAGAAAATACCCAGAACAATTACGCTattatatacacctatttcaataaacgttgtcagtgcaaatggcgaatggcaataGGCTGCTTATAGGTATAATCACTGCTTATAGGTATAattttttgtaagaataaagacCATAAGTAATATAATCACAAAAATTTTCCACATGTCACTACATTCAGTAGAAATTTGACGAGTTCCGTGGTATTTTTTGATAgaagaactgccatttgacaatggccatttgcactgacaacgttattTGAGATAGGTGTATATCCCTATGATAGGAACATGAAATACTAGACGACAGGTAACAATAACCTAAACAATATGACAACCCGTCCTGTAACAGtagtttttatttacattacTTAAGGATTCTATTTGCATAAAAAGAGGGATTTGAGCTCTTATGTAGAGTTGTgaaattatatataaaaagaGGGATTTGAGCTCTTATGTAGAGTTGTgaaattatatataaaaagaGGGATTTGAGCTCTTCTGTAGAGTTGTGAAATTATATATCGCTCTCAAGCTCTGACTGAGTTTATGCAGTCAATGCTATAGCAGATGGTGCTCAGCATAATTTCGGGTTGCCTTAAAGCAAGGGGGATGTTAGGTTATAAAAACGGACCCAAGTGCTGTGGCTGGCTGGTTGATAGTTGGTATATAGAGACTAAAATTTCATACCCTAAGACCTAGGTTGACTAGCCTGCAGCTACTTGCAACTAAATCAATAGAATGACTGGACTATACACGTCTAAACAAATGTGGTAATCATGGAAGGCAGTCATAATATTGAACGCCATGGTAACCCACCTTAAACCGATGTTTGATTAGCGCCTCCATGCCTTGCCTCCTCCCTGGTTCTTCAgggaagtgctttaaaccagcGAGGGTTCCATATCTGACCTGCGCTTGGTAGCTTGCCAAGGAGTTGTTGATTCGAAGGAGCTTATTTACATGCACTTTCTTCATACAGCCTAAGTCGATCAAGAGGACATCTGCCTGCAGAGGATAAATTTACGTCTAAGTCAGCCATAGCCTGCATCGGCAGAAAGCTCAGGAAAATAAAGGCTGCCCTGTTGTCTCGTGTAATGAGCATGGAGCACAAGGAGCTGTTCACCACAGGAGTGTCTGTGTAGTTTTTCTGATTCTAGTCTGCATAGCGGCGctaaggggagggggaaggggtccTTGGgcgggagaaaaaaaaagcagagcAAGAGGCCGGGGAGATTAACAGTTCTTCTGTGACTGAGTCAGCCAAACCTTTGTTACTGTTTTTATGCAGATGCACCAGCTAATTTGGGCTATTTGGGCTTGTTGGGATCAAGGTAGAAAAAGTCTTGAAAAATCTACCAAGAAGGCactattaaaaaacaaaatctaaaaaaaatgtatatttccTTTCCATCCAGCTTACCCAAGATAGCATGGTAGAATGTGTAGATTGAGAGCTTTTGTTATGCGACCCGTCATCTGTGTCTGTTTTGTAAGGGAACTACTTGCACTGATTGGGCAGTGGATTGTATTTGTCAACTGGCTTTTGTTCGTTTTATCGGTTACAGACCACCCAAAGATATTGGATATGTGCAGGTTAGGCAGGAAGTGCCGACAAGAGAGGCATCAAGTGCATCGGGTGCCTTGGAgaggcaaaaaataaataaataaagggGAGTGAAACTGTGGTGGGCTTGATGgctctaagccaatcagagctGCAGTTTTGGAGGTGTGTCTTCTCCCTATGCGTGTGATAGTTTCCTAGAAGATATTTGACTGAAATAAGGGATCTAAAGTTAACTGTGAGGAGAAACACGAGGTATACAATTCCATTACAAATAAGCTTAGCCACGACAAGAAATATTCCACCAAGATGGACCACACAAAGCAATTTAACGGATACTTTCTGTCGCCCTCCTTCACTCTTATTCTTCGTTTCTTGTGTCAGGGAGAGCTAGATGTAGTACTTGACGGACTGCCACTAAACTAGGAATAGCGATGACTAAAACGATGTCCAACCTTCCGCACTCATTGCAAAATACTCGGAATGCTTCATCTACATCAAGTTAATTTCCAGGCAAAGAGGCAAATGTATTCAATATTCTTTAAGGAATTAAAGCTGATTACTGAATCGCCAAATTAGAAACCAAAATACAACGCAATGTAGGACACTCAAATTGGGAGAGCGCGTAATAAGGAGATAAAAATCCCACTGATAAAAGTCAACAAAACTTCCAGAATGCGAAAGAGAAAAAATCACACTCATGAAGGTTCGAAAGACTTTACATAGTTGAGAGAGGTTATGGTATTACTGAGGATAATACTGACATAGCTTGATAGCAATTTCTGTTCCGATCATTACATCACAACATACCAGAGTTACAGTTTCACTCAGGGGATTCATTAGGCCCCGGTTGCCGGCGGAAGCGGCGGCTATTTTCCACCGAGCGCCGGct
Protein-coding regions in this window:
- the LOC5507641 gene encoding melatonin receptor type 1A yields the protein MNLTYVEARFKNVQVQLASRPTYRVAIEVLMFGLLYVIGFVGNAVVLWIVNKKKNEGKAIYLFIGALAFSDILMVVLSSVTSLMVRVLGKWPFSDTICQFQGFLVVFLATVSLLLMAGTAVNRYFQVVRTNFYRLIFTPMHTRLLVGGIWVLASIAPIQYVAIGERYIFHPGKCFCFQENSFKPSTLFVSVIVFIPMCFIIASYYKVFKTIQSHKHRVANMQNNADSIAGPNIQDVKVTRTLFVTVVGFLCCWTPILIMDLIEFARGILFLPRELYILYSWLGLLSTVINPLIYGVMNPMFREEYKKILRIRSTGWVTEGNHIEVEQEVRSRKVG